In Capsicum annuum cultivar UCD-10X-F1 chromosome 7, UCD10Xv1.1, whole genome shotgun sequence, one genomic interval encodes:
- the LOC107876670 gene encoding F-box protein At3g07870-like — protein sequence MDCDHAKEKKLEDEPRNLIACLPKEIALDIISRLPISSLIQFRFVCQTWNMLTRDSRLVDMHLSRAVNINPCLLFTTYHPKKEQLFFVELSDRHDDEHTLQEIQIPFSTSMDLFRVVDSCNGLLCLSGVYDHEEAYIYNPFTREYKKLPNCNELDVNEVVYGFGFHPATNEYKVIKIGYYPHVYYVPWCFHKSVKYGYPLSEVHVFSLKSNTWRKSEEIPYKLYNSPGVLVGGKLHWVTRFNWHLDRLIIAFDLSNDTVQEVSRPDFTVNLYYCRYHLAALGGCLSACLLTSNGENLEIWIMEEYNKKESWMHKFNIGSSSILGQDLPESYDIWRTSLQKETVTVMCLLNNGDILLDCQGGILIAYSTDKKILKSISLCGMPKSCKTTAHVGSLNWIDNLA from the coding sequence ATGGACTGCGATCATGCAAAAGAAAAGAAGCTGGAAGATGAACCGAGAAATCTGATAGCTTGTCTGCCAAAGGAAATAGCACTTGACATAATCTCAAGGCTTCCTATTTCGTCTCTcattcagttcaggtttgtatGCCAAACCTGGAACATGTTGACCCGTGATTCACGCCTTGTTGATATGCATCTATCTCGTGCAGTGAATATTAACCCATGCCTCCTCTTTACGACTTACCATCCTAAAAAAGAGCAGCTTTTCTTTGTTGAACTGTCTGATCGTCATGATGATGAGCACACATTGCAAGAGATTCAGATTCCCTTTTCAACATCCATGGACTTATTTCGAGTAGTAGACTCATGCAACGGCCTGCTATGTCTATCTGGTGTCTATGACCATGAAGAAGCATACATATACAATCCTTTCACCAGAGAATACAAAAAGCTGCCAAATTGTAATGAGCTTGATGTGAATGAGGTGGTTTATGGTTTCGGATTTCATCCTGCTACTAATGAGTACAAAGTGATCAAAATAGGCTACTATCCTCATGTCTATTATGTACCTTGGTGTTTTCACAAGTCCGTAAAATATGGGTATCCACTCTCAGAGGTTCACGTGTTCAGTCTGAAAAGCAATACTTGGAGAAAGTCAGAGGAAATACCTTACAAGCTTTATAATTCTCCTGGGGTTTTAGTTGGTGGAAAGCTCCACTGGGTGACTAGATTTAACTGGCACCTTGATCGCCTTATCATTGCCTTTGACCTATCTAATGATACAGTTCAAGAGGTTTCAAGGCCTGACTTCACTGTCAACTTATATTATTGTAGATATCATCTTGCTGCCCTAGGAGGGTGCCTATCCGCATGTTTATTAACCTCTAATGGCGAGAACTTGGAAATTTGGATCATGGAAGAATATAACAAGAAAGAGTCTTGGATGCACAAGTTCAATATTGGATCTTCCTCAATTTTGGGTCAAGATTTGCCCGAGTCATATGACATATGGAGGACTAGTTTGCAAAAGGAAACTGTTACAGTGATGTGCCTCCTCAATAATGGTGATATCTTGCTCGATTGTCAAGGTGGGATTTTAATTGCCTATAGCACAGACAAGAAAATCTTGAAGAGCATAAGCCTTTGTGGTATGCCGAAGTCCTGTAAAACAACTGCTCATGTAGGAAGCCTCAACTGGATTGATAACTTAGCTTAA
- the LOC107878121 gene encoding F-box protein At3g07870 has product MSDYLPKDILVEILSKLPIKTLVQCTTISKSWYSLITNPNFISIHYNTHSIKSHRRPLLFLRHYNMFDKVERYALHFDNDDEEEEEEGDVVDSFEEYLELECPKTSCNEYLRIVGCCNGLICLSDDYDKYTEAVVLWNPVIRSHLELPRPNLGYNGRGSCVYGFGYDGFKCDYKVVRVVYNSTATEDYKLEIPPSVEFLDKLRAVKFLVPPGVEVYSLSSGAWRTVSDVCGNYMLHQNHSVSTFVNGGVHWIASNSSDDDDGSSSSSSRSSGNGKDDSFIIAFDVGTEKFSEIRLPDSVAERSVMKLDVMVKGALLALIEYEKFWQSDYCWIWVMKEYGVVKSWSRLHSIDLRGGFRNVVGFRTHGELLISARMVGMVSYNPKKRSISYLGIHGTNRSFHGEPFFESLALVGREDKFVQQENSTSNVVQEVGSILDNGEDGTEGHT; this is encoded by the coding sequence ATGTCGGATTATCTCCCAAAGGACATTCTTGTCGAAATCCTCTCAAAACTCCCAATAAAAACCCTCGTGCAATGCACAACAATATCCAAATCATGGTATTCCTTAATCACTAACCCCAATTTCATCTCTATCCATTACAATACCCACAGCATCAAATCCCATCGCCGTCCTTTACTCTTCCTCCGACACTACAACATGTTCGATAAAGTCGAACGTTACGCTTTACACTTCGACAATGAcgatgaggaggaggaggaggaaggaGATGTGGTTGATTCATTCGAGGAGTATCTCGAACTGGAATGTCCCAAGACAAGTTGTAATGAGTATTTAAGAATTGTTGGTTGTTGTAACGGTCTTATTTGTTTGTCTGATGATTATGATAAGTATACGGAAGCTGTTGTGTTGTGGAATCCTGTTATTCGTTCACATCTGGAATTGCCGCGACCGAATTTGGGGTATAATGGACGTGGGTCTTGTGTTTACGGGTTTGGATATGATGGGTTCAAGTGTGATTATAAGGTTGTTAGAGTTGTTTATAATAGTACTGCTACTGAGGATTATAAGTTGGAGATTCCACCCAGTGTTGAGTTTCTTGATAAGTTGAGGGCTGTTAAGTTCTTGGTTCCACCTGGGGTTGAGGTTTATTCATTGAGTAGTGGGGCCTGGAGGACAGTTTCTGATGTGTGTGGTAactatatgttgcatcagaatcATTCTGTTTCGACTTTTGTTAATGGAGGTGTTCATTGGATTGCGTCTAATtcaagtgatgatgatgatggtagtagtagtagtagcagcagGAGCAGTGGTAATGGTAAAGATGATAGCTTTATCATAGCGTTTGATGTGGGGACGGAAAAGTTTAGTGAAATAAGGTTGCCGGATAGTGTTGCTGAGAGAAGTGTAATGAAATTAGATGTGATGGTTAAGGGGGCGTTGCTTGCGTTAATTGAGTATGAAAAGTTTTGGCAGAGTGACTATTGCTGGATATGGGTGATGAAAGAGTATGGTGTGGTGAAGTCTTGGAGTAGACTGCATAGTATTGATTTGAGAGGAGGATTTAGGAATGTTGTGGGATTTAGGACTCATGGTGAGTTGTTGATTTCTGCCAGAATGGTAGGAATGGTTTCATATAACCCCAAGAAGAGAAGCATAAGCTATCTTGGAATCCATGGCACGAATCGCTCATTTCATGGTGAGCCTTTTTTCGAGAGCCTGGCTTTAGTTGGGAGAGAAGATAAATTTGTGCAGCAGGAAAATTCAACTTCTAATGTTGTTCAAGAAGTTGGGTCTATACTGGATAATGGTGAAGATGGAACTGAGGGACATACATGA